A single region of the Lotus japonicus ecotype B-129 chromosome 4, LjGifu_v1.2 genome encodes:
- the LOC130713944 gene encoding structural maintenance of chromosomes protein 4 yields the protein MEPQGEPAAPDPAHAPPAARPRLFIKEMVMRNFKSYAGEQRVGPFHKSFSAVVGPNGSGKSNVIDAMLFVFGKRAKQMRLNKVSELIHNSTNHQNLDSAGVSVHFQEIVDLDDGTYEAVPGSDFVITRVALRDNSSKYYINDRSSNFTEVTKKLKGKGVDLDNNRFLILQGEVEQISLMKPKAQGPHDEGFLEYLEDIIGTNKYVEKIDESFKQLESLNERRSGVVQMVKLSEKERDSLEGVKNEAEAYMLKELSHLKWQEKAAKLALDDTGGKMDELQVNVASVEENLKAERDKIQESKQVLKELETKHSNYMKRQEELDTDMRKCKEEFKEFERQDVKYREDFKHLNQKIKKLEDKVEKDSSKIEALVKEGEDSTNLIPKLENNIPKLQKLLLDEEKVLEEITESSKVETEKFRAELAEVRAELEPWEKDLIEHKGKLEVACTEAKLLNDKHEGARKAFEDAQKQMKSISETIKSKTASISQIKSDIEKSKHEASEAHQVEEECIKEQDALIPLEQSARQKVAELKSVLDSEKSQGSVLKAVLKAKETKQIQGIYGRMGDLGAIDSKYDIAISTACAGLDYIVVETTNAAQACVELLRRENLGVATFMILEKQVHLLPMLEKNVSTPEGVPRLFDLVKVQDERMKLAFFAALRNTVVAKDLDQATRIAYGGNYEFRRVVTLDGALFEKSGTMSGGGSKPRGGKIGTSIRAASVSVEAVTNAERQLSEMADKLNAIRQRIMDAVRRYQASEKTVTALEMELAKCQKEVDSLNSQHSYIEKQLDSLKAASQPSEDELVRLKGLTEIITAEEREIKTLTDGSKQLKEKASDLQRNIENAGGEKLKSQKSKVQKIQSDIDKNHSEVNRLKVLIETGQKMMKKLTKGIEESKKEKERLAEEKEKSKEIFKEIEQKAFIVQENYKKTQEMIDKHRDVLEEAKSEHDKMKKVVEELRASEVDADFKLKDMKKAYKELEMKGKGYKKRLDELQTAICKHLEQIQVDLLDVEKLKATLDDEHLHAACDLKRACEMVTLLEAQLKEMNPNLDSISEYRKKVALYNERVEELNTVTQERDDIKKQYDEWRKKRLDEFMEGFNAISLKLKEMYQMITLGGDAELELVDSLDPFSEGVVFSVRPPKKSWKNIANLSGGEKTLSSLALVFALHHYKPTPLYVMDEIDAALDFKNVSIVGHYVKDRTKDAQFIIISLRNNMFELADRLVGIYKTDNCTKSITIDPRSFVVCQKAV from the exons ATGGAACCGCAAGGTGAGCCCGCCGCACCCGACCCAGCTCACGCTCCACCGGCGGCGCGCCCCAGGCTCTTCATCAAGGAGATGGTGATgcggaacttcaagtcctacgcTGGTGAACAGCGCGTGGGTCCTTTCCATAAG AGTTTTTCGGCTGTGGTTGGACCCAATGGGAGCGGGAAGAGTAACGTGATTGACGCAATGCTGTTTGTGTTCGGGAAGCGAGCGAAGCAG ATGCGGCTTAACAAAGTTTCGGAGCTTATCCACAATTCCACCAATCACCAGAATTTGGATAGTGCTGGGGTTTCTGTTCATTTTCAGGAGATTGTCGATTTG GATGATGGAACATATGAGGCTGTTCCAGGAAGTGATTTTGTGATTACAAGGGTGGCTTTACGGGATAACTCCTCTAAGTATTATATTAATGATCGTTCGAGTAACTTCACTGAAGTCACTAAGAAACTGAAAGGGAAAGGTGTTGACCTTGACAATAATAGGTTTCTAATCCTTCAG GGTGAAGTTGAGCAGATCTCACTTATGAAGCCAAAAGCTCAAGGACCACATGATGAGGGTTTTCTAGAATATCTGGAGGATATCATTGGGACGAACAAATATGTAGAAAAAATTGATGAATCATTTAAACA GTTAGAGTCCCTGAATGAGAGAAGATCTGGGGTGGTACAAATGGTCAAGCTATCTGAGAAAGAAAGAGACAGCTTGGAG GGTGTGAAGAATGAAGCAGAAGCCTACATGCTTAAAGAGTTGTCTCACTTGAAATGGCAGGAAAAAGCTGCAAAGTTAGCTCTTGATGATACAGGTGGAAAAATGGATGAGTTACAAGTGAATGTTGCTAGCGTAGAAGAAAATCTCAAGGCAGAAAG GGATAAAATTCAAGAAAGTAAACAAGTTCTGAAGGAGCTAGAAACTAAGCACAGCAATTATATGAAAAGACAAGAG GAGCTAGATACTGATATGAGGAAGtgtaaagaagaattcaaggaGTTTGAGAGGCAGGATGTCAAGTATCGGGAAGATTTTAAACACTTAAATCAGAAGATCAAGAAGCTCGAGGATAAAGTTGAAAAG GATTCATCAAAAATTGAAGCTCTTGTAAAAGAGGGTGAAGACTCAACTAATCTGATACCAAAACTTGAGAATAATATTCCAAAACTGCAAAAATTGTTGCTAGATGAGGAGAAGGTCTTAGaagaaatcacagagagttccAAAG TTGAAACTGAGAAATTCCGCGCTGAGCTTGCTGAAGTTCGGGCAGAGCTAGAACCTTGGGAAAAAGATTTGATTGAGCACAAGGGGAAACTTGAAGTTGCATGTACCGAGGCTAAGCTGTTAAATGACAAG CATGAAGGTGCacgtaaagcttttgaagatGCTCAAAAGCAGATGAAAAGTATATCAGAAACAATTAAATCAAAAACTGCTAGCATTTCTCAAATTAAGAGTGATATTGAAAAGAGCAAACATGAAGCATCAGAAGCTCACCAAGTGGAAGAA gaATGTATAAAAGAACAAGATGCCTTGATTCCTCTCGAACAAAGTGCAAGGCAGAAGGTTGCAGAACTGAAGTCTGTTCTGGATTCTGAGAAGAGTCAGGGTTCAGTTCTAAAAGCAGTCTTGAAAGCCAAGGAAACCAAACAAATACAAGGAATATATGGTCGCATGGGTGATTTAGGTGCAATTGATT CAAAATATGACATTGCAATATCAACAGCATGTGCTGGGCTTGATTACATTGTGGTGGAAACAACAAATGCAGCACAAGCCTGTGTTGAGTTACTTCGCAGGGAGAACCTTGGTGTTGCTACTTTCATGATATTG GAGAAGCAAGTTCATCTCCTTCCAATGTTGGAAAAGAATGTAAGCACTCCAGAGGGGGTTCCCCGCCTTTTTGATTTAGTAAaggttcaagatgaaagaatgaaGCTTGCTTTCTTTGCAGCACTCAGAAACACAGTTGTTGCTAAAGACCTTGACCAG GCAACACGCATAGCATATGGTGGAAACTATGAGTTTAGGCGAGTTGTTACTCTTGATGGTGCACTCTTTGAAAAATCTGGAACAatgagtggtggtggtagtaagcCTCGGGGTGGGAAGATAGGGACATCTATTCGAGCTGCAAGTGTGTCTGTAGAAGCTGTTACTAATGCTGAGAGGCAGTTGTCTGAAATGGCTGATAAATTGAATGCAATTCGCCAAAGAATCATGGATGCTGTGCGGCGATATCAGGCCTCAGAAAAAACAGTCACGGCTTTGGAAATGGAGTTAGCTAAATGCCAGAAGGAG GTTGACAGTTTGAATTCTCAGCATAGTTATATTGAAAAACAACTTGATTCCCTCAAAGCTGCGTCACAGCCAAGTGAGGATGAGCTTGTCAGATTGAAAGGGCTTACAGAGATTATTACTGCCGAAGAAAGGGAGATTAAAACACTTACTGATGGATCTAAACAGCTGAAGGAAAAG GCGTCtgatcttcaaagaaatatagAAAATGCTGGGggtgaaaaattaaaatctcaGAAGTCAAAGGTCCAGAAAATTCAGTCT GATATTGACAAGAACCACTCAGAGGTTAACCGTCTCAAGGTCCTAATAGAGACAGGAcaaaagatgatgaagaagttgaCCAAGGGAATTGAGGAGtcaaagaaggagaaagaaCGACTAGCTGAGGAGAAGGAAAAGTCAAAAGAAATCTTCAAAGAAATAGAACAGAAAGCATTTATTGTTCAAGAGAACTATAAGAAAACACAAGAG ATGATTGACAAGCATAGGGATGTATTGGAGGAAGCTAAATCTGAACATGATAAGATGAAAAAAGTAGTTGAAGAATTGCGTGCATCTGAG GTTGATGCAGACTTTAAATTAAAAGACATGAAGAAAGCATACaaagaattggaaatgaaaGGGAAAGGCTACAAGAAAAGACTAGACGAGTTGCAAACTGCTATTTGCAAGCATCTTGAACA AATTCAGGTAGATTTACTGGATGTTGAAAAGCTAAAGGCTACATTGGATGATGAGCATCTTCATGCTGCTTGTGACCTGAAAAGGGCTTGTGAAATGGTCACATTGCTTGAAGCACAACTGAAGGAGATGAATCCAAATCTTGATTCAATTTCAGA GTATCGAAAGAAAGTTGCATTGTACAATGAGCGAGTTGAAGAGCTTAATACAGTCACTCAGGAGCGGGATGATATAAAGAAGCAGTATGACGAATGGAGAAAGAAAAG ATTGGATGAGTTCATGGAAGGATTTAATGCCATATCATTGAAGTTAAAAGAAATGTACCAG ATGATTACACTCGGAGGTGATGCAGAGCTTGAGCTTGTGGATTCTTTGGATCCTTTCTCTGAGGGTGTTGTGTTCAGTGTCAGGCCACCAAAGAAAAGCTGGAAAAACATTGCTAATTTATCCGGGGGTGAAAAg a
- the LOC130714089 gene encoding uncharacterized protein LOC130714089 codes for MFYLSRIEHKLPLPPPLLALPLREGIHIELEKLFLDKVIANLGLCISVYDIRSIEGGFIYPGDGAPTYKVVFNLIMFRPFEGEIITAKLLSSDEDGLRLSLGFFDDIYIPAHNLPSPNHFEAEPINSKKGTWYWNYGDQPFPIDDTNEEIKFQIQSVSYPPIPVELPKDSKPFAPMLITGSIDFDGLGPASWWPTEEVEDEETQIEES; via the exons ATGTTCTATCTCAGTAGAATTGAGCATAAATTGCCCTtgcctcctcctcttcttgCCCTTCCCCTCCGAGAAGGCATACACATAGAGCTTGAGAAGCTTTTCTTGGATAAG GTTATTGCAAACTTGGGCCTTTGCATATCTGTTTATGATATCAGATCCATTGAGGGGGGGTTTATCTACCCTGGTGATGGTGCTCCGACTTATAAG GTGGTATTCAATTTGATTATGTTTCGTCCATTTGAAGGGGAGATTATTACTGCAAAGCTTCTTTCATCTGATGAAGACGGCTTGCGCT TGTCCCTTGGATTCTTCGATGATATTTATATTCCTGCTCACAACCTGCCCAGCCCAAACCACTTTGAGGCTGAACCAATAAATAG CAAGAAAGGCACATGGTATTGGAATTATGGGGATCAACCTTTTCCTATTGATGATACTAATGAGGAGATCAAGTTCCAAATTCAGAGTGTGAGTTACCCACCGATTCCAGTTGAACTTCCAAAAGACTCCAAGCCATTTGCCCCTATGTTGATCACT GGATCAATAGATTTTGATGGTCTGGGCCCTGCTTCTTGGTGGCCAACAGAAGAGGTTGAGGACGAGGAAACGCAAATTGAAGAAAGTTAA